GTCCCCCGGCCACCCACTTGATGCCGATCCACCAAAGGGTGAACATGGTGCAGTGGTGGTAGACGTGGAGGAAGCTGACCTGGTTGAACTTCTTCCTCAGGATGAAGAACACCGTGTCGAGGTACTCTACCCCCTTGGAGACGAAGTACCACCACAACGCCCCAGCCACCTGTCCCAAAGGAGATATATttgtgagacagagacacagagacagacacagagcgagagagagagagagtgagagagagagagtgagagagatggagagagagagagagagagagagagagagagagagagagagagagagagagagagtgaggggcggcaaaatggagagagagagaaaggcggtgaaagagagagaaagagagagggagagagagagagagagtggtgtatTCGGTGCAGGTAAGTACAGTGAAGACATCACAAGTCTGGTAAAATACATTTAAGGTATGTATGGTAGGTATGAACAGTATAAAGATTTTACAAAACCTTAAATCACTCAGATTCAACAACATTCAATTAAATTCCCCTTCGTCCTAACCTGAGCAACATCCCTGTTTCTCTGTATGTATTTACGGGTACGTAGCTACGTCATGGAGAGCTAGGAAAGAGAATATCTTGAAACCTATCCCCTTGCGTTCGTGTTCTCGCCTCCCTATCCCCAAATCTGATAACAGAAGCTGTGGTCCGTGAATGGAAAGGTCTTATGTTTCCAGAACCCCAATAGCAGACATAGCCGCAGACATATTTCAATGCACAAGTGTTGATTTAATATACCATTCTTGTGTATAATTACAACATTGTCTGCATAgcattgttgtatacggggaaggggttaacctaacaatcgTTAGTGCTTGGCAGTGGTTTcgatgaacatccttaccgtaccaacagcgatataatgtttctctttcttctgacaaatgtacttgtaaCGTAAGTtactttagataaaagcatctgctaaatgccctaaatgtaaatgttaatgcaTTGTTAAAtactatatttatacatttggtTAGATTTCAATCTTACGAAACCCTGACTCACCCTGACTTCATTGGGGTCGTCTGAATAGTCGACGCGTTGGCAGATATAGCTGTAGCTAGCAGACCGGGCCGCCATGAAGAGCTGCAAAGAACCAACAAGCGTTTAAGGGGACCATAGACAGTAAGTTATGATATATGATATGGATGATGAGCTAAAAAccggaagagagggagagacagaggtaggAAGGAAGGTAGGATTGGCTTTAATAGGATGAACTAAAAAGGCAATGAGCAGATGGCTCATCACTGGTCTATCGAGTTGAGATCATCCAGCAAATCGGTTATCAGTGAATACAgaatacagaacacacacaacatggaTGTATTTTAATGTCCTAATATTTTAGTATGATATTCTGAAAAAGGAGGCcaatacatttattaaatgaATATACTATAGTACAAATACAGCCATATATGGTTCTACATTTAAAGGGGGAATACAGTGCCTGTTTTGGACGTTAAGGACGAGACGCCCACCTCTTTGAAGATGAAGAAGTTGAGGAAGACCATGCTGAAGTTGTAGACGATGAGGGTCTTGCGGAGCTGGAAGGGCTCCCGGTTCTTCATGTACTTGGGCCCCAGCCAGAGGAACAGCAGGTAGGAGCTGCTGATGGCCAAGGTGGGCAGGGGGTTGTCCATCAGGGGCCATTTCTGCACCCTCTTGTCTGCAGGGGCCACAGACAGGAGTTTAAACACAGTGCTTTGAAACGGACGCTCGGTTGGACAAGAGGTTCAGGTTTTCAATcgaatgcttttattttaatattattgttattatattattgttgcgtaaaatatttgatttactttttttatGTCTAATTCAAGGCTTAAAAAGCATTTGAAATGGCATGGACACAGTTTCAGTTTCAAGTAAAACGgtgctgaatatatatatatttttaagattATCTCTTTCTTTGTAGCTTAAATCTAAAGCAGGTTTTTAGTGTTTAGCGCTGATCTTCTGATCTTTGTGCTGATCTGTTTTGCACTGTTTTGTGTGATCTTTCCTCTACTGTGGGGGACACCAGCTTGTGCGGTTCCTGAAGGGGTGCTGTGTTACGGGGGTTCACTGGGACATCTGTGGTAGGAGGGGCCTATGCCCTTTATTGGGCCATAGACAAGATCCCCCATCCTGCCCTAGTATTACCCCCGACCcccccgtcacacacacacacacacacacacacacacacacacacacacacacacacacacacacacacacacacacagacctcccaaccccccccctcctagtGATCATAGAGGAGGGTTTAGCCACTAGCCACATCCTTTACACCCACAAATATACGTCTTGTTTCATGTACAATCACCATTGGCAGGAACATGCAGCAACAATACAATTCAAATTAATGGTAATAACCGTGTGATAATGAACAATAAAGTGTGGCATTTTACAGCCCTAGAATATTCTAGTAATAAGGTACAATCTATCATTACAATTCGATAATGTAATAGAATATATCAAAGCCATAACAAatatgatgtaggcctataacctTTTGCTCTGCATGATTGAGAGGTGTACAAACACAAGGCATAAGCAGGGTACTAAAAGTACCATAACACCAACATCTTTTATTTCTGAAGTCTCCAACACAAACCAAACGACCGAATTCACCTGCAATAGTGAGACTCCATTTGTAGAACTCAACCGTGTCGTTGAAGAGATGAGTGAGGATCTCCATGACTGTGGCCGGTGTCCTGAGGAaattagagcgagagagacagacatgggacatgagagagagacaggtgaagaACTGACAGAACTGGACAAAGATTTGAGTCCAACCTACCGTTAGACACGCAAGCATAGGCTTTTTAGAATGAGGTCAATGTTTGCATAGGCTTAATCCTTTTCAACGAGAGTTCAAATCGaaaatatgaatctgaatgCGAGTTCAACGTGGAGTCCTGTTCGTTCTCGTCAGTAGGCCTTTGCACTACTGAAGTCGGGAGTGACTGGAAACACACAGCAGGCTGAAGACGGGAGGACGGTTGATGTGGAGACTTAAGCCCCCCAGGGTGCGGGACATGATGGATATAGTCTATAAGCCATGCAGGAGCCGGCATCATGTCgcacaaagaggaggaggaggaggcggaggaggaggcggaggaggaggcggaggaggaggcaccaccaccgccgcgcaGATGTCAGCAGAATTTTACGCTTGAGCACGAACACATCGACCCGTGTAGAAGTAGGCCGATCATGGGCTTCTCGTGCTTGGGCTCCGACTAGGATTAAAAAATGAACTAGGTAGGACTTGCTGATCACGGTAGGACGTGTAACCAGCCTTGGTTTGGTTTGATGGTCCTAAAGAAAACGAGGCTccatctcccccacctccagcgCTGCAGCATGTAGCCCACCCGATATAACCCACCGCATAGCCC
The Gadus macrocephalus chromosome 6, ASM3116895v1 DNA segment above includes these coding regions:
- the elovl4a gene encoding elongation of very long chain fatty acids protein 4a, which produces MEILTHLFNDTVEFYKWSLTIADKRVQKWPLMDNPLPTLAISSSYLLFLWLGPKYMKNREPFQLRKTLIVYNFSMVFLNFFIFKELFMAARSASYSYICQRVDYSDDPNEVRVAGALWWYFVSKGVEYLDTVFFILRKKFNQVSFLHVYHHCTMFTLWWIGIKWVAGGQSFFGAHMNAAIHVLMYLYYGLASCGPKIQKYLWWKKYLTIIQMIQFHVTIGHTALSLYVDCDFPHWMHYSLICYAITFIVLFGNFYYQTYRRQQPRRDASSSSSSTSSASRAGKALANGTFNGLSSKAANGASAAGRGEDSKPQENPGRRKRKGRAKRD